In Polaribacter sp. L3A8, a genomic segment contains:
- a CDS encoding sigma-70 family RNA polymerase sigma factor: MIQEQVLLNTDKWIDNYADYMYNYAVVRVNNGDLAKDLVQDTFFAGLKSAKNFQGKSTERTWLISILKRKIIDHYRKINSIKGQAEVRMNFYDDGENEGNWLEERVPQSWDNQSEKSIENEELKSQLDSCIDALPEKYAMVFRMKTIQEFETEEICKELDITASNLWVIIHRARTQLRKCMEDNWFNN; encoded by the coding sequence ATGATACAAGAGCAAGTTTTATTAAATACCGACAAATGGATAGATAATTATGCAGATTATATGTATAATTATGCTGTTGTGCGCGTAAATAATGGTGATTTGGCTAAAGATTTGGTTCAAGACACCTTTTTTGCGGGTTTAAAATCTGCTAAAAATTTTCAAGGAAAATCTACGGAAAGAACTTGGTTAATTTCAATTTTAAAAAGAAAAATAATAGATCATTATAGAAAAATAAATTCTATAAAAGGACAAGCTGAAGTTCGAATGAATTTTTATGACGATGGTGAGAATGAAGGAAATTGGTTAGAAGAAAGAGTGCCACAAAGTTGGGATAATCAATCTGAAAAATCAATTGAAAATGAAGAATTAAAAAGTCAGTTAGATTCTTGTATAGATGCTTTACCAGAAAAGTATGCAATGGTTTTTAGAATGAAAACCATACAAGAGTTTGAAACCGAAGAAATTTGTAAGGAATTAGATATTACAGCGTCTAACCTATGGGTTATCATTCATAGAGCAAGAACACAGCTCAGAAAATGTATGGAAGATAATTGGTTTAATAATTAA
- a CDS encoding four helix bundle protein, which yields MHRYKDLKFWQLSRAFCTDIYIVTKTFPSDEKFGLISQLRRAVVSIPSNIAEGTAKSSNKDFKRFLRISLGSCYEIETQLLISFDLGFIDKKELENLNNTLQQVIKMMSKFNSSLKI from the coding sequence ATGCACAGGTATAAAGATTTAAAATTCTGGCAATTAAGTAGAGCATTTTGCACTGATATCTACATTGTTACTAAGACTTTTCCTTCTGATGAAAAGTTTGGATTAATTTCTCAACTAAGAAGAGCAGTAGTCTCTATACCTTCTAATATCGCTGAAGGAACAGCTAAAAGTTCAAATAAAGATTTTAAACGCTTTCTAAGAATTTCTTTAGGATCTTGTTATGAAATAGAAACACAACTTTTAATTTCCTTTGATTTAGGTTTTATAGATAAAAAAGAACTTGAGAATCTTAATAACACTCTTCAACAAGTTATTAAAATGATGTCTAAGTTTAATTCTTCTCTAAAAATCTAA
- a CDS encoding Sec-independent protein translocase subunit TatA/TatB, with the protein MNSTLLFISGPEIMVVMLIVVMLFGADKIPEIARGLGKGMRQVKDATNDIKREINESSEKIGIDTDITKNINKEITDVKDSIDDITGPIKRNM; encoded by the coding sequence ATGAATTCAACTCTTTTATTTATTAGCGGTCCAGAAATAATGGTTGTCATGTTAATCGTGGTAATGCTTTTTGGTGCAGATAAGATTCCTGAAATAGCCAGAGGATTAGGAAAAGGAATGCGTCAGGTTAAAGATGCAACCAATGACATTAAAAGGGAAATTAACGAAAGTTCAGAGAAAATAGGGATAGATACCGATATCACAAAAAACATCAACAAAGAAATTACAGATGTAAAAGATAGTATTGATGATATTACAGGACCTATAAAACGTAATATGTAA
- a CDS encoding O-methyltransferase, which translates to MHFLPENIDNYVVDHSQQEPTILKELSKETWQKVLNPRMLSGAFQGRVLSMISKLIQPKNILEIGTYTGYSALSLAEGLASEGKIFTLDKNEELETLQNKYFEKSGFRNQIIQYVGNAIEIIPTIDEKFDLIFIDADKSNYINYFHLIIDKMNSGGVILSDNVLWSGKVVEELDPKDKDTKVLLEYNRLLNADNRIETVLLPIRDGLTISRVK; encoded by the coding sequence ATGCATTTTTTACCAGAAAATATAGACAATTATGTTGTAGATCACTCACAACAAGAACCTACAATTTTAAAAGAATTAAGTAAAGAAACTTGGCAAAAGGTGTTAAACCCTAGAATGTTAAGTGGTGCTTTTCAAGGGCGAGTACTGTCTATGATTTCTAAACTGATTCAACCTAAAAACATTTTAGAAATTGGTACTTATACAGGGTATTCTGCATTGTCTTTAGCAGAAGGTTTAGCATCTGAAGGAAAAATTTTTACTTTAGATAAAAACGAAGAATTAGAAACGTTACAAAATAAATATTTCGAAAAATCTGGTTTTAGAAATCAAATAATACAATATGTTGGTAATGCCATAGAAATTATACCCACTATTGATGAAAAATTTGATTTGATTTTTATTGATGCAGATAAATCTAACTACATTAATTATTTTCACTTAATAATTGATAAAATGAATTCTGGAGGTGTTATTTTGTCTGATAATGTACTTTGGAGTGGAAAGGTAGTAGAAGAATTAGACCCTAAAGATAAAGACACCAAAGTACTTTTAGAATACAATAGATTGCTTAATGCAGATAATAGAATAGAAACTGTTTTATTGCCTATAAGAGATGGATTAACAATAAGTAGGGTAAAATAA
- a CDS encoding RNA methyltransferase gives MVNNLEQGFFGIGIQNGKTPENLGVLWRSAQNMGASFIFTIGNRYAKQACDTHKATGAMPYFHYETFEDFFNNLPKGAMLVGVELDEKAVQLETFKHPRRCVYLLGAEDHGLSNAAIEKSHHLVKFKSELSLNVSVAGSIIMYDRQAKFNF, from the coding sequence TTGGTTAATAATTTAGAACAAGGTTTTTTCGGCATTGGAATTCAGAATGGAAAAACGCCTGAAAATTTAGGGGTACTTTGGCGTTCTGCCCAAAACATGGGGGCTAGTTTTATTTTTACCATTGGCAATCGCTATGCAAAACAAGCTTGCGATACACACAAAGCTACAGGTGCAATGCCCTATTTTCATTACGAAACTTTCGAAGATTTCTTTAATAATTTACCAAAAGGTGCCATGTTAGTTGGTGTAGAATTAGACGAAAAAGCAGTACAATTAGAAACTTTTAAGCATCCTAGACGTTGTGTTTATTTATTAGGCGCAGAGGATCATGGGTTGTCTAACGCTGCTATTGAAAAATCGCATCATTTGGTAAAGTTTAAATCGGAATTGAGTTTAAACGTTTCTGTTGCGGGAAGCATTATTATGTACGATCGGCAAGCGAAGTTTAATTTTTAA
- a CDS encoding DoxX family protein: protein MRFLSNYPTEILILLFLIITYLISAIEKIVDWKGSVLYIKDHFKNSPLKNGVPFLLAILLVVEIIAVVLMIIGVYQIYTLEIKEIALLGIELSAISIIFMLIGQRLAKDYPGAMSLGVYFIITLCGAYLLNS, encoded by the coding sequence ATGCGTTTTTTATCTAACTACCCTACAGAAATTTTAATCTTACTCTTTTTAATTATTACTTATTTAATATCCGCCATCGAAAAAATAGTAGATTGGAAAGGAAGTGTACTGTATATAAAAGATCATTTTAAAAACTCTCCTTTAAAAAATGGGGTGCCATTTTTATTAGCCATTCTTTTAGTTGTAGAAATTATTGCTGTGGTATTAATGATTATTGGAGTGTATCAAATTTATACTTTAGAAATAAAAGAAATTGCTTTACTAGGAATAGAGCTTTCTGCGATTAGTATAATTTTTATGCTTATCGGACAGCGTTTGGCAAAAGATTATCCAGGAGCGATGTCTTTAGGTGTCTATTTTATCATCACACTTTGTGGTGCATATTTATTAAATAGTTAA
- a CDS encoding 2-hydroxyacid dehydrogenase: protein MKILHLDANHALLINQLNDLGYQNDEDYTSSKEEIEAKIHLYDGFIIRSRFSIDKAFLDKATNLKFIGRVGAGLENIDCTYAESKDVTLIAAPEGNRNAVGEHALGMLLSLFNKLNKADKEVRNGKWLREENRGIELDGRTVGLIGYGNMGKSFAKKLRGFNVEVLCYDIKPNVGDANCKQVSLKELQEKAAILSLHTPQTELTKNMINTDFINGFKKNFWLINTARGKSVVTKDLVSALKSGKILGAGLDVLEYEKTSFENLFSDDKMPEAFQYLINSEQVLLSPHVAGWTIESKERLAQTIVDKIKAKFY, encoded by the coding sequence ATGAAAATATTACATCTAGACGCTAACCACGCGCTTTTAATAAATCAATTAAATGATTTAGGATATCAAAACGATGAAGATTACACGTCTTCTAAAGAAGAAATTGAAGCTAAAATTCATTTATACGATGGATTTATCATTAGAAGTCGTTTTTCTATTGATAAAGCTTTTTTAGACAAAGCCACAAACCTAAAATTTATTGGACGTGTTGGTGCAGGTTTAGAGAATATAGATTGTACGTATGCAGAAAGCAAAGACGTTACATTAATTGCTGCTCCAGAAGGAAATAGAAACGCCGTTGGAGAACATGCCTTAGGTATGTTATTATCATTATTTAACAAGCTTAATAAAGCTGATAAAGAAGTTAGAAACGGAAAATGGTTGCGCGAAGAAAACCGCGGAATTGAGCTAGACGGAAGAACGGTTGGGTTAATTGGCTATGGAAACATGGGGAAATCATTTGCTAAAAAACTACGTGGTTTTAATGTGGAAGTTTTGTGTTATGATATAAAACCAAATGTTGGTGATGCAAATTGCAAACAAGTTTCATTAAAAGAATTACAAGAAAAAGCAGCCATTTTAAGTTTACACACACCGCAAACTGAACTGACAAAAAACATGATAAACACTGATTTTATCAATGGGTTTAAAAAGAATTTTTGGTTGATAAATACGGCTCGTGGAAAATCTGTTGTAACAAAAGATTTAGTTTCTGCTTTAAAATCAGGTAAAATATTAGGCGCAGGTTTAGATGTTTTAGAGTATGAAAAAACTTCTTTCGAAAACCTTTTTTCTGATGATAAAATGCCGGAAGCTTTTCAATATTTAATAAATTCAGAACAAGTGCTTCTATCTCCACATGTGGCAGGTTGGACAATTGAAAGCAAAGAACGATTAGCACAAACAATTGTAGATAAAATTAAAGCAAAATTCTACTAG
- a CDS encoding VOC family protein, protein MKNRVTGIGGVFFKTEDAKTTKEWYKNHLGFNTDDWGCTFWWKDKDGNKCSTQWSPFPKDTNHFKPSKKDFMFNYRVENLAELLVELKKEGVTILGEIEEYDYGKFGWILDNEGNKIELWEPIDKAFL, encoded by the coding sequence ATGAAAAATAGAGTAACAGGCATTGGTGGTGTATTTTTTAAAACTGAAGATGCTAAAACAACAAAAGAATGGTATAAAAATCATTTAGGTTTTAACACCGACGATTGGGGTTGTACTTTTTGGTGGAAAGACAAAGATGGTAATAAATGTTCTACACAATGGAGTCCGTTTCCTAAAGACACCAATCATTTTAAACCTTCTAAAAAAGACTTTATGTTTAATTACAGAGTTGAAAATTTAGCTGAATTATTGGTAGAATTAAAAAAAGAAGGCGTTACCATTTTAGGTGAAATAGAAGAATATGACTACGGTAAATTTGGTTGGATATTAGATAACGAAGGAAACAAAATTGAACTTTGGGAACCTATAGACAAAGCCTTTCTTTAA
- a CDS encoding IS982 family transposase: MISDSKIIEIFCSLDDFMKEFNLILNKNSISDGSTTKKRNRKFKMSDSEVMTILVIFHLKSYRNLKHFYLNHICKYRQDLFPDCVSYNRFVELQKKVTQPLAVFMKMYCLGDCTGISFIDSTPLKVCHYKREKQHQVFKDIAKKSYGTMGWYFGFKLHIVCNDKGEIIDFMFTPANVDDRFPLKQKKFHDKLFGKIFGDKGYIGKDLFERLFVDGIHLITKVRKNMKKKAMDYMDKVILRKRAIIETVNDVLKNTCQIEHSRHRSFDNFITNMISGLIAYSFLPKKPSIKIPNMLPNIAID, translated from the coding sequence ATGATTTCTGATAGTAAAATTATAGAAATTTTCTGTTCTTTAGATGATTTTATGAAAGAATTTAACTTAATTCTTAATAAAAACAGCATTTCTGATGGTTCAACAACTAAAAAACGTAATAGAAAGTTCAAAATGTCTGATAGTGAAGTGATGACCATACTTGTTATATTTCACCTAAAGTCTTACCGAAACCTTAAACACTTTTACTTAAACCATATTTGTAAATACAGACAAGATCTGTTTCCAGATTGTGTTTCTTATAATAGATTTGTAGAACTTCAAAAAAAGGTTACACAACCTTTAGCCGTTTTTATGAAAATGTATTGTTTAGGCGATTGCACAGGTATCTCTTTTATTGATTCTACTCCTTTAAAAGTATGTCACTATAAAAGAGAAAAACAACATCAAGTATTTAAAGATATTGCCAAAAAAAGCTATGGAACTATGGGGTGGTATTTTGGATTTAAACTACATATTGTCTGCAATGACAAAGGAGAAATTATTGATTTTATGTTCACTCCAGCCAATGTAGATGACAGATTCCCTCTCAAACAAAAGAAGTTTCACGACAAATTATTTGGAAAAATTTTTGGAGACAAAGGATATATTGGGAAAGATTTATTTGAAAGACTTTTTGTAGACGGAATTCATTTAATAACTAAAGTTCGAAAAAACATGAAAAAGAAAGCAATGGACTATATGGATAAAGTTATCCTAAGAAAAAGAGCAATCATCGAAACAGTAAATGATGTACTAAAAAACACTTGCCAAATTGAACATTCTAGACATAGATCTTTTGATAATTTCATAACAAATATGATCTCTGGATTAATTGCATATTCTTTTTTACCTAAAAAACCTTCTATAAAAATCCCGAATATGTTACCGAATATTGCGATTGATTAG
- the panB gene encoding 3-methyl-2-oxobutanoate hydroxymethyltransferase, giving the protein MSTAKKEYKKVTVKSLVDMKKNGEKISMLTAYDFTMAKILDGAGIDVLLVGDSASNVMAGHETTLPITLDQMIYHASSVVRAISRCLVVVDLPFGSYQSDPKEALRSAIRIMKESGGHSIKLEGGKEIKESIKRILNAGIPVMGHLGLTPQSIYKFGTYTVRAKEEEEADQLMEDALMLEKIGCFAVVLEKVPAKLAKKVADAISIPVIGIGAGNGVDGQVLVTHDMLGMTHEFHPRFLRRYLDLYKDMTGAFETYIDDVKSGDFPNDKEQY; this is encoded by the coding sequence ATGTCAACAGCAAAGAAAGAATATAAAAAAGTTACTGTAAAATCTCTAGTAGATATGAAGAAGAATGGAGAGAAAATTTCCATGTTAACTGCGTATGACTTTACAATGGCAAAAATTTTAGATGGGGCTGGTATTGATGTTCTTTTAGTAGGAGATTCTGCCTCTAACGTTATGGCGGGTCATGAAACTACATTACCTATTACTTTAGATCAAATGATTTATCATGCTAGTTCTGTAGTTAGAGCAATTAGTCGCTGTTTGGTGGTGGTAGATTTACCTTTTGGTAGTTATCAATCTGATCCAAAAGAAGCGCTACGTTCTGCTATTAGAATTATGAAAGAAAGTGGCGGGCATTCTATAAAATTAGAAGGTGGTAAAGAAATTAAAGAATCTATAAAACGTATTTTAAATGCAGGTATTCCAGTAATGGGGCATTTAGGTTTAACGCCACAATCTATCTATAAATTTGGTACATATACCGTTAGAGCTAAAGAAGAGGAAGAAGCAGATCAATTAATGGAAGATGCTTTAATGTTAGAAAAAATTGGTTGTTTTGCCGTTGTTTTAGAAAAAGTACCTGCAAAATTAGCTAAAAAAGTAGCCGACGCAATCTCTATTCCGGTAATTGGTATTGGAGCCGGAAATGGTGTAGATGGTCAAGTTTTAGTTACCCATGATATGCTTGGAATGACACATGAATTTCATCCTCGTTTTTTACGTAGGTATTTAGATTTATATAAAGACATGACAGGTGCTTTTGAAACTTATATTGATGATGTAAAAAGTGGAGATTTTCCTAATGATAAAGAACAGTATTAG